One Verrucomicrobiota bacterium JB022 genomic region harbors:
- a CDS encoding TonB-dependent receptor, giving the protein MNLRKFTVLGSLAPLLATPLGAQSSADSEEILDLDAFEVVGSRIETVDLNTPSPVTFISGDQIADLGYVSLGDLVRNLPINTGSTIGIEGAAVGFSAGTAAINLRGLGNNNTLVLLDGRRSSPAGASGFDGFQTVFDFNSVPTALVESIQILKDAGSAVYGSDAVAGAVQVNLKERIKGTYVESSVGNSTEVYSPYYQSSLTHGVEMGKVDLLIHLDYRFQGRSKYRDRPFSRTGDQRWRGGLDLRSTTPYPARVSYFGNFYTAAEPTTEPRWDFDFGPAFGNVTAESNLEDPPRYDFNQDEDMFPESQNWGAFIRLRFDEDLEIEPFFDFSFRQNITDYIAAPVAFRNTLENGDGPDGQIVIPYENPYNPFGISIGFPDVLYEDIRWRLTELGNRRFHNVSNYTRALGGIKGEADLGRWETALLYARSDASYRTDHVVFDADLQAALNGTYPGWEGVYANPFGPSEPGLFEALDRSNTNEATFAMASWDGFITGDVMEVFDDKLRYATGFEIRSETLDDRRSEVSQTGQMVGGSEGAAFKASRDVYAAYVEASMPLPAAIELRAAARTEYYSDFGHTTKPKVAVAWTPLPRLTFRASYGGAFLAPNLPYLFTPQLTTFEPGLIPDPKRGGEPTQIQVVTGGDPDLEPEETWVTSAGVLWHARDDGTGFAVEATWFQFEQENLLRRFTAAFLVANEDSFPDSVVRAPLAPGAPPGSFGSIQYVRSTYQNVGEGLYRGYDLDLRYLFVFEGGSSLNLSSSLTYVDTLQFAEEQTLDDGSTRLVVSDYAGDYGNSRVRGNLSAAWRWNDWSASIFYNYIGAYDQQFEPGEVDADGRINLTLGHQNVFGWAVSVSIRNLLNEEPPLDLSRAEGYNMAVNSGESRFVTLKVSRAF; this is encoded by the coding sequence ATGAACCTCCGGAAATTTACCGTGTTGGGAAGTTTGGCACCGCTGCTGGCAACGCCCCTTGGGGCCCAGTCTTCGGCGGATTCGGAAGAAATCCTCGACCTCGACGCCTTTGAGGTTGTCGGCTCGCGGATCGAAACAGTCGACCTGAACACGCCGAGCCCCGTCACGTTCATTTCGGGGGATCAGATTGCCGACCTGGGTTACGTCTCGCTGGGCGACCTCGTGCGCAACCTCCCGATCAATACGGGATCCACGATCGGGATCGAAGGGGCGGCGGTCGGTTTCAGCGCAGGCACCGCTGCGATTAACCTGCGCGGGCTGGGCAACAACAACACGCTCGTCTTGCTGGATGGTCGCCGCTCTTCGCCGGCGGGGGCCTCGGGATTCGACGGCTTTCAAACGGTGTTCGACTTCAACAGCGTCCCGACCGCCCTCGTGGAGTCGATCCAGATCCTGAAGGACGCCGGTTCGGCCGTCTATGGTTCCGACGCCGTGGCCGGCGCCGTCCAAGTCAACCTGAAGGAACGCATCAAAGGGACTTACGTCGAGAGCTCGGTCGGCAACTCGACCGAAGTCTACTCCCCCTATTATCAAAGCAGCCTGACGCATGGGGTAGAGATGGGCAAAGTGGATTTGCTGATCCACCTCGACTACCGCTTCCAAGGCCGGTCCAAATACCGCGACCGGCCCTTCTCCCGCACCGGAGACCAGCGTTGGCGGGGTGGGCTCGACCTGCGCAGCACAACGCCGTATCCGGCCCGCGTCTCCTACTTCGGGAATTTCTATACGGCGGCCGAGCCAACGACCGAACCCCGCTGGGACTTCGATTTCGGGCCCGCATTTGGCAATGTGACTGCGGAAAGCAATCTGGAGGACCCGCCGCGCTACGACTTCAATCAGGACGAAGACATGTTCCCCGAGTCTCAGAACTGGGGGGCCTTCATCCGCCTGCGCTTCGACGAAGACCTGGAGATCGAGCCCTTCTTCGACTTTTCCTTTCGCCAGAACATCACCGACTACATCGCCGCCCCCGTCGCCTTCCGGAATACCCTCGAAAATGGAGACGGGCCCGACGGCCAGATCGTCATCCCCTACGAGAATCCTTACAACCCGTTTGGCATCAGCATCGGCTTCCCAGACGTTTTGTACGAGGACATCCGCTGGCGTTTGACCGAGCTGGGCAACCGACGCTTTCACAACGTTTCGAACTACACCCGGGCCCTGGGCGGCATCAAAGGCGAGGCCGATCTGGGCCGTTGGGAGACCGCCCTCCTGTATGCCCGCAGCGATGCGAGCTATCGCACCGATCATGTCGTCTTCGACGCCGACCTGCAGGCCGCGCTCAACGGCACCTACCCGGGTTGGGAAGGCGTCTACGCCAACCCCTTCGGGCCCAGCGAGCCGGGGCTTTTCGAAGCGCTCGACCGTAGCAACACCAACGAGGCCACCTTTGCCATGGCCTCCTGGGACGGCTTTATCACCGGCGACGTGATGGAGGTCTTCGACGACAAGCTGCGCTACGCCACGGGCTTCGAGATCCGCTCGGAGACGCTCGACGACCGCCGCAGCGAAGTCAGCCAAACCGGCCAGATGGTGGGGGGCTCGGAAGGGGCCGCCTTCAAGGCCTCGCGCGATGTCTACGCAGCCTACGTCGAAGCGTCGATGCCGCTCCCTGCCGCAATCGAGCTGCGAGCCGCCGCCCGCACGGAGTATTACTCCGATTTTGGCCACACCACCAAGCCCAAGGTCGCCGTGGCCTGGACGCCTTTGCCGCGCCTGACCTTCCGGGCGTCTTATGGCGGAGCCTTCCTCGCGCCCAACCTGCCTTACCTCTTCACGCCCCAGCTTACGACCTTCGAGCCCGGGCTGATTCCCGACCCCAAGCGAGGTGGCGAACCCACACAAATTCAGGTCGTGACCGGTGGCGATCCCGACCTGGAGCCCGAAGAGACCTGGGTGACTTCCGCGGGGGTGCTCTGGCATGCACGCGACGACGGCACCGGCTTTGCGGTCGAAGCGACATGGTTCCAGTTCGAGCAGGAAAACCTGCTCCGCCGCTTCACCGCCGCTTTTCTGGTGGCCAACGAAGACTCCTTCCCGGATTCCGTCGTGCGGGCCCCGCTCGCGCCCGGGGCGCCCCCCGGCTCGTTCGGCTCCATCCAATACGTCCGCAGCACCTACCAGAACGTGGGCGAAGGGCTCTACCGGGGCTACGACCTCGACCTGCGTTATCTCTTTGTCTTCGAAGGCGGCAGCAGCCTCAACCTCAGCTCTTCCCTCACCTACGTCGATACCCTGCAGTTCGCGGAAGAGCAGACTTTGGATGATGGCAGCACGCGCCTCGTCGTCTCCGATTACGCCGGGGACTACGGCAACTCGCGCGTGCGCGGCAATCTGTCTGCCGCCTGGCGCTGGAACGATTGGAGCGCCAGTATCTTTTACAACTACATCGGCGCTTACGACCAGCAATTCGAGCCCGGCGAAGTCGATGCCGACGGTCGCATCAATCTGACCCTCGGCCATCAGAACGTGTTTGGCTGGGCCGTCTCCGTGAGCATCCGCAACCTGCTGAACGAAGAGCCGCCCCTCGATTTGTCCCGCGCAGAGGGCTACAACATGGCGGTAAACTCCGGCGAGAGCCGATTCGTCACCCTCAAGGTATCGCGCGCCTTTTGA
- a CDS encoding DapH/DapD/GlmU-related protein has translation MHIFDRLRAGHSIPIDDPDFALVHEQAARTMRLSVALNASTSVDEFRQRLSEIMARPIDPSTTIFAPFHINVGIFTQLGRNVFINHACVFLDMGGITIEDEVKIGPRVNVLTEGHPLDPSQRRTLQVAPVVIRRNAWIGANATILPGVTIGENAVVAAGAVVTKDVPANTAVGGVPAKVLKELP, from the coding sequence ATGCACATCTTCGACCGCTTGAGGGCCGGCCACTCCATCCCTATCGACGACCCCGACTTCGCGCTGGTGCACGAGCAGGCCGCCCGCACCATGCGACTGTCGGTCGCGCTCAACGCCTCGACCTCCGTAGACGAGTTCCGGCAACGCCTGTCGGAGATCATGGCACGCCCCATCGACCCCAGCACGACGATCTTTGCCCCCTTTCACATCAATGTCGGGATCTTTACCCAGCTAGGCCGCAACGTCTTCATCAACCACGCCTGCGTCTTTCTCGACATGGGCGGCATTACGATTGAAGACGAAGTCAAGATCGGCCCGCGCGTAAATGTGCTGACCGAAGGGCACCCGCTCGATCCCAGCCAGCGCCGAACCCTGCAAGTCGCGCCGGTCGTAATCCGGCGCAACGCCTGGATCGGGGCCAACGCCACGATCCTCCCCGGCGTCACCATCGGCGAAAACGCAGTCGTTGCAGCCGGCGCCGTGGTGACCAAAGACGTCCCAGCCAACACCGCCGTCGGCGGCGTTCCCGCCAAAGTGCTCAAAGAGCTTCCGTAA
- a CDS encoding dihydrofolate reductase family protein, whose product MRPKIISHMISSIDGRLLVDRWTPPAASIDRDDLFAYYDQIADRFQADGWMAGRKSMEEYAGTSSRPAHADGPIPRETFVADRQGRAVGIALDPHGKIHYGGDNAHGDHVIAILGEAVSDDYLAELRQDGVSYLFAGPDGHDLPRALECLRETFGLKTLLLQGGGVINGAFLKAGLIDEISVLIYPGIDGLAGMPGIFEYLGAKDDLPAAGKALRHLATETLEGGVVWLHYRVEDATA is encoded by the coding sequence ATGAGACCCAAGATTATCAGCCACATGATTTCTTCCATCGACGGGCGACTGCTCGTTGACCGCTGGACCCCGCCTGCCGCCAGCATCGACCGCGACGACCTGTTTGCCTACTACGACCAGATTGCAGACCGCTTCCAGGCCGATGGCTGGATGGCGGGTCGCAAATCTATGGAAGAATACGCCGGCACCTCCAGCCGCCCCGCCCACGCCGATGGACCCATCCCCCGCGAGACCTTCGTGGCCGACCGCCAGGGCCGCGCCGTCGGTATCGCGCTCGATCCCCACGGCAAGATCCACTATGGCGGCGACAACGCGCACGGCGACCATGTCATCGCCATCCTCGGCGAAGCGGTATCGGACGACTACCTGGCCGAACTCCGGCAGGACGGCGTTTCCTACCTCTTTGCCGGGCCGGACGGGCACGACCTGCCTCGTGCGCTCGAGTGCCTCAGGGAGACCTTTGGCCTCAAGACCCTCCTCCTCCAGGGCGGAGGGGTCATCAACGGAGCGTTCCTCAAGGCCGGGTTGATCGACGAAATCAGCGTGCTCATCTACCCCGGGATCGACGGCCTGGCGGGGATGCCCGGTATCTTCGAGTATCTGGGGGCCAAAGACGACCTGCCGGCTGCCGGCAAAGCCCTCCGGCACCTCGCCACCGAGACGCTGGAAGGAGGCGTCGTCTGGCTGCACTACCGCGTGGAAGACGCCACCGCATAA
- a CDS encoding cyclophilin-like fold protein, whose protein sequence is MADSMKIRIDVGEKTLKATLVNTPAARDFLTLLPLTVALEDYAKTEKICDLPRKLSTQGAPAGYEPRAGDITYYAPWGNLAIFYRGFSYSSGLVHLGTIEGDLEALIAAGNTQVNIQRDDTP, encoded by the coding sequence ATGGCCGACTCCATGAAGATTCGCATCGACGTCGGCGAAAAGACGTTGAAGGCGACCCTTGTAAACACCCCCGCCGCGCGCGACTTCCTCACGCTGCTGCCGCTCACCGTCGCCCTCGAAGACTACGCCAAAACGGAGAAGATCTGCGACCTGCCGCGCAAGCTCTCGACGCAAGGCGCCCCGGCAGGCTATGAACCTCGTGCCGGCGACATCACCTACTACGCCCCCTGGGGCAACCTCGCGATTTTCTACCGCGGCTTCAGCTATTCCTCGGGCCTGGTCCATCTCGGCACGATCGAAGGCGACCTGGAGGCCCTCATCGCGGCAGGAAACACCCAGGTGAACATCCAGCGCGACGACACCCCGTAG
- a CDS encoding NAD(P)-dependent alcohol dehydrogenase, whose amino-acid sequence MELENSKVNRRQFMQKSAVAGAGLLIAQNTTFAQSAPSAPTGKIKSRGYAATDASGKLTPWEFERRAMRDNDVLIEIKYASICHSDIHQMKGHWGPQKYPQVPGHEIVGIVAAVGKNVTKFKVGDRAGVGCMVDSCMDCDHCEHGEEHYCDNGKTLFTYGYPDQTSPTGITQGGYANNIVVRDHFAVRIPDHIKLEEAAPLLCAGITTYSPLMQANFDIGDKVGVAGIGGLGHLAIKLAVSKGAEVYGFTTTPGKVKDILAFGAKEAILVDDLSKLAPYKGKLDYMISTIPVQFDVAAYSSVVKPHGSFTQVGMPEGMAFDVSAIGLAQSRVKFDVSLIGGIPETQEVIHYCADKRVLPQIQMIKAPEINDAWAKVVNKEARYRYVIDAATF is encoded by the coding sequence ATGGAACTCGAAAACAGCAAAGTGAATCGACGCCAATTCATGCAAAAGTCTGCCGTGGCCGGAGCCGGGCTTTTGATCGCCCAAAACACGACCTTTGCCCAATCCGCTCCATCGGCCCCCACTGGAAAGATCAAATCGCGTGGCTATGCTGCGACGGATGCCTCCGGCAAGCTGACCCCCTGGGAGTTCGAGCGCCGGGCCATGCGCGATAACGACGTCCTGATCGAAATCAAATACGCCAGCATTTGCCACTCCGACATTCACCAGATGAAAGGCCACTGGGGCCCGCAAAAGTATCCCCAGGTGCCGGGGCACGAAATCGTGGGCATCGTGGCGGCAGTCGGCAAGAACGTCACCAAGTTCAAGGTAGGCGACCGGGCCGGCGTCGGCTGCATGGTCGACAGCTGTATGGATTGCGACCATTGCGAGCACGGAGAAGAGCACTACTGCGATAACGGCAAAACGCTCTTTACCTACGGTTACCCCGACCAGACTTCTCCCACCGGCATCACGCAAGGCGGCTACGCCAACAACATCGTGGTGCGCGACCATTTTGCCGTCCGCATCCCCGATCACATCAAGCTGGAAGAAGCGGCCCCCCTGCTGTGCGCCGGCATCACGACCTATTCGCCGCTCATGCAGGCCAACTTCGACATTGGGGACAAGGTGGGCGTCGCCGGGATCGGAGGGCTCGGCCACCTGGCCATCAAGCTCGCCGTCTCCAAGGGCGCCGAAGTCTACGGCTTCACCACCACGCCCGGCAAGGTGAAGGACATCCTCGCCTTCGGGGCGAAGGAAGCCATCCTCGTCGACGATCTGTCGAAGCTGGCACCCTACAAGGGCAAGCTCGATTACATGATCTCCACCATCCCGGTGCAGTTCGACGTCGCGGCCTACTCCTCGGTCGTCAAACCGCACGGCTCCTTCACCCAGGTGGGGATGCCGGAAGGCATGGCGTTCGACGTCAGCGCGATCGGCCTCGCCCAATCCCGGGTCAAGTTCGACGTCTCCCTGATCGGCGGCATTCCCGAAACGCAGGAAGTTATCCACTACTGCGCCGACAAGCGCGTGCTGCCCCAGATCCAGATGATCAAGGCCCCCGAGATCAACGATGCCTGGGCCAAAGTCGTGAACAAGGAAGCCCGCTACCGCTACGTGATCGATGCGGCCACCTTCTAA